One window from the genome of Trueperaceae bacterium encodes:
- a CDS encoding carbohydrate ABC transporter permease, with translation MRSLKAAKTAYAVTVYVLLGLGSLAFLLPLVWMLTTALKPDTQLFAYPPQWIPKPPQWRNFVEAIQYFPFWRYFLNSTIVTILAVFGQVFSASIVAYGFARLRWPGREVVFFLVLATLMIPAQVTMIPQFVIFTWLGWVDTLLPLIVPSFFGGGAFNVFLFRQYYRTIPREYNDAARIDGASEWRIFWQIILPQSKPVIATAAIFAFLWTWNDFMGPVIYLHSPENFTLPIGLRAFQQQTGTEWDLLMAASLIVMVPVIALFFLLQRYFVQGMALSGLNR, from the coding sequence GTGCGTTCGCTCAAGGCCGCCAAGACCGCCTACGCCGTCACCGTCTACGTCCTGCTCGGGCTCGGCTCGCTGGCGTTCCTGCTCCCGCTGGTCTGGATGCTGACGACGGCGCTCAAGCCGGACACGCAGCTCTTCGCCTACCCGCCCCAGTGGATCCCGAAGCCGCCGCAGTGGCGCAACTTCGTCGAGGCCATCCAGTACTTCCCGTTCTGGCGCTACTTCCTGAACTCGACGATCGTGACGATCCTGGCCGTCTTCGGGCAGGTGTTCTCGGCCTCGATCGTGGCGTACGGGTTCGCCAGGCTGCGCTGGCCGGGGCGCGAGGTCGTCTTCTTCCTCGTCCTCGCCACGCTGATGATCCCCGCCCAGGTGACGATGATCCCGCAGTTCGTGATCTTCACCTGGCTGGGCTGGGTGGACACGCTGCTGCCGCTGATCGTGCCGAGCTTCTTCGGCGGCGGCGCCTTCAACGTCTTCCTGTTCAGGCAGTACTACCGCACGATCCCGCGGGAGTACAACGACGCCGCGCGCATCGACGGCGCCTCGGAGTGGCGGATCTTCTGGCAGATCATCCTGCCGCAGTCGAAGCCGGTGATCGCCACGGCGGCGATCTTCGCGTTCCTGTGGACGTGGAACGACTTCATGGGCCCCGTGATCTACCTGCACAGCCCCGAGAACTTCACGCTGCCCATCGGACTGCGCGCCTTCCAGCAGCAGACGGGCACCGAGTGGGACCTCCTGATGGCGGCGTCGCTCATCGTGATGGTCCCCGTGATCGCCCTGTTCTTCCTGCTGCAGCGCTACTTCGTGCAGGGCATGGCGCTGTCCGGGCTCAACCGCTGA
- a CDS encoding sugar ABC transporter permease: MFTAWLFISPWVLGFVIFSALPIGLSIYYSFSSYNVFQPPRWIGLANYRALTTDPLFWKALYNTAYYTFLSVPLMMAISLAVAMLLNSKLRGMRVFRTIFFLPSVLSGVGVALLWLWIFNPDYGLINLALGYLGIEGPLWLFSPAWSKPAMVIMSLWGMGGVMVINLAGLQNIPPQLYEAARVDGATALAQFRYVTLPMLSPTLFFNFVTLTIGSFQVFTQAYVMTDGGPVHSTLFYVFYLFQTAFEGLRMGYASAMAWVLFVIIVGVSLFQIAVSRRLVYYEES; this comes from the coding sequence ATGTTCACGGCGTGGCTCTTCATCTCGCCGTGGGTGCTGGGCTTCGTGATCTTCTCGGCCCTGCCCATCGGGCTGTCGATCTACTACAGCTTCTCCAGCTACAACGTCTTCCAGCCCCCCAGGTGGATCGGCCTCGCCAACTACCGCGCGCTGACGACCGACCCGCTGTTCTGGAAGGCGCTCTACAACACCGCCTACTACACGTTCCTCTCGGTCCCCCTGATGATGGCGATCAGCCTCGCGGTCGCCATGCTGCTCAACTCCAAGCTCAGGGGCATGCGGGTCTTCCGCACGATCTTCTTCCTGCCCTCAGTGCTCTCGGGTGTGGGCGTGGCCCTGCTGTGGCTGTGGATCTTCAATCCCGACTACGGGCTCATCAACCTGGCCCTCGGTTACCTGGGCATCGAGGGGCCGCTGTGGCTGTTCTCGCCGGCGTGGTCGAAGCCCGCGATGGTGATCATGAGCCTGTGGGGCATGGGCGGCGTGATGGTCATCAACCTCGCCGGCCTCCAGAACATCCCGCCGCAGCTCTACGAGGCCGCGCGCGTCGACGGCGCCACGGCCCTGGCGCAGTTCCGCTACGTGACCCTGCCGATGCTCTCGCCGACCCTGTTCTTCAACTTCGTCACGCTCACGATCGGCTCGTTCCAGGTGTTCACCCAGGCCTACGTCATGACCGACGGCGGGCCCGTGCACTCGACGCTGTTCTACGTCTTCTACCTGTTCCAGACGGCGTTCGAGGGCCTGCGCATGGGCTACGCGTCGGCGATGGCCTGGGTCCTGTTCGTCATCATCGTCGGTGTCAGCCTGTTCCAGATCGCCGTCTCGCGGCGGCTCGTCTACTACGAGGAGAGCTAG
- a CDS encoding ABC transporter substrate-binding protein: MRIAIRKARALLVALLVTTCAASAAAQTEITFWHIFDAGPAAEFIDQVIQDFNDANPDVHVTHLGTNFFDYWTRLTTATAGGIGPDVAMNDLGNVPSRAESGVILPLDDLLGESGLDAYWPATRAAVTWDGHVWALPMETDVRVLYYNKDLFRAAGLDPEDPPQTWDELVEYADALTVVENGRIQQLGFGPTLGNTYFPLYAMLNGEDFLAEDGTLELNTPAAVEALQWMVDRQNAYGSREMTSFAATFGSGASDPFISGKVAMIIQNNTFPGQIAQYAPDLDYGVAPLPHNGTPASWSNGFSLEISSSTEAPEAAYRLVEYLMSDEVQAAYAQLNFSMVGNMAAAQADELMADPNWQVFVEQMATSQFRAFSLEAPTWYDTALQPEVDAALLGTKTPQQALDDAQRSYENEVRRYRETH; encoded by the coding sequence ATGCGAATCGCCATCCGTAAGGCGCGAGCCCTGCTGGTCGCGCTCCTCGTCACCACGTGCGCGGCGAGCGCCGCCGCCCAGACCGAGATCACGTTCTGGCACATCTTCGACGCCGGCCCCGCCGCCGAGTTCATCGACCAGGTGATCCAGGACTTCAACGACGCCAACCCCGACGTCCACGTCACCCACCTGGGGACGAACTTCTTCGACTACTGGACGCGCCTCACCACCGCCACGGCGGGCGGCATCGGGCCAGACGTCGCGATGAACGACCTGGGCAACGTGCCCAGCCGCGCCGAGTCGGGCGTGATCCTGCCGCTGGACGACCTGCTGGGCGAGTCGGGCCTCGACGCCTACTGGCCGGCGACGCGCGCCGCCGTCACCTGGGACGGCCACGTCTGGGCGCTGCCCATGGAGACCGACGTGCGCGTCCTCTACTACAACAAGGACCTGTTCCGCGCCGCGGGCCTCGACCCGGAGGACCCGCCTCAGACGTGGGACGAGCTCGTCGAGTACGCCGACGCGCTCACCGTCGTCGAGAACGGCCGCATCCAGCAGCTCGGCTTCGGCCCCACGCTCGGCAACACCTACTTCCCGCTCTACGCCATGCTCAACGGCGAGGACTTCCTGGCCGAGGACGGCACGCTCGAGCTGAACACGCCCGCCGCCGTCGAGGCGCTGCAGTGGATGGTCGACAGGCAGAACGCCTACGGCAGCAGGGAGATGACCTCGTTCGCGGCCACCTTCGGTTCGGGCGCCAGCGACCCGTTCATCTCCGGCAAGGTCGCGATGATCATCCAGAACAACACGTTCCCCGGCCAGATCGCGCAGTACGCGCCGGACCTCGACTACGGGGTGGCGCCCCTGCCGCACAACGGCACGCCGGCGAGCTGGAGCAACGGCTTCTCCCTGGAGATCAGCTCCTCGACCGAGGCCCCCGAGGCGGCCTACCGGCTCGTCGAGTACCTGATGTCCGACGAGGTGCAGGCGGCGTACGCGCAGCTGAACTTCTCGATGGTGGGGAACATGGCCGCCGCCCAAGCGGACGAGCTGATGGCCGACCCGAACTGGCAGGTGTTCGTAGAGCAGATGGCGACCTCGCAGTTCCGCGCCTTCTCGCTCGAGGCCCCCACCTGGTACGACACCGCCCTGCAGCCCGAGGTCGACGCCGCGCTGCTCGGCACCAAGACGCCGCAGCAGGCGCTCGACGACGCGCAGCGGTCGTACGAGAACGAGGTCAGGCGGTATCGCGAGACCCACTGA
- a CDS encoding metallophosphoesterase, whose product MAEALELLLLTDVHHGPSRVARDAPPALDGLTSVLRRLEREPATLLLDLGDRINDVGPEQDLRHLEEVASAFALSTKERHHLLGNHDVKLLSQEENARVLGGPVGHTVLRRAGWTLLLWSPPPLYRRDGCLVPEDDVAWLVRALDELDGPAALFTHVPFHAGSMLGNYYFEGDHAGGAVYRDAERLLPLLLANDHVKVAVAGHVHWNSVNVVDGVPFLTVQSVSELATTAPRPAGAWARLRLEPDAVALHVHGLDGFQVRLQLREAGRHWLRRRGLPSWSATPPASRADAEGTASDKIRESASPGTE is encoded by the coding sequence ATGGCCGAAGCCCTCGAGCTGCTCCTCCTCACCGACGTGCACCACGGACCTTCCCGGGTGGCGAGGGACGCTCCGCCGGCGCTCGACGGGCTGACGTCGGTGCTCCGGCGGCTCGAGCGCGAGCCGGCGACGCTGCTCCTCGACCTCGGCGACCGGATCAACGACGTCGGCCCAGAGCAGGACCTCCGCCACCTGGAGGAGGTCGCGTCCGCGTTCGCGCTCTCGACCAAGGAGCGCCACCACCTGCTGGGCAACCACGACGTGAAGCTGCTGAGCCAGGAGGAGAACGCCCGGGTGCTGGGCGGCCCCGTGGGCCACACGGTCCTGCGGCGGGCCGGCTGGACCCTGCTGCTGTGGAGCCCGCCGCCGCTGTACCGGCGCGACGGCTGCCTGGTGCCGGAGGACGACGTGGCGTGGCTCGTCCGCGCCCTCGACGAGCTCGACGGTCCCGCCGCCCTCTTCACGCACGTCCCCTTCCACGCCGGAAGCATGCTCGGCAACTACTACTTCGAGGGCGACCACGCCGGCGGTGCCGTCTACCGCGACGCCGAGCGGCTGCTCCCGCTGCTGCTGGCCAACGACCACGTCAAGGTGGCGGTGGCCGGCCACGTGCACTGGAACAGCGTCAACGTCGTCGACGGCGTCCCGTTCCTCACCGTGCAGTCGGTGAGCGAGCTCGCCACCACCGCACCGCGCCCCGCCGGCGCCTGGGCGCGGCTCAGGCTGGAGCCGGACGCGGTCGCGCTGCACGTGCACGGCCTCGACGGGTTCCAGGTGCGGTTGCAGCTGCGCGAGGCCGGCCGCCACTGGCTGAGGCGGCGCGGCCTGCCGTCCTGGAGCGCCACCCCGCCAGCCTCGCGGGCGGACGCGGAGGGAACGGCCTCTGATAAGATTCGCGAGTCCGCAAGCCCCGGCACGGAGTAG